One segment of Ipomoea triloba cultivar NCNSP0323 chromosome 12, ASM357664v1 DNA contains the following:
- the LOC115998364 gene encoding rubisco accumulation factor 1.1, chloroplastic-like, with the protein MLSLTLNTTPKPPSLSTAFLPSFHAPPSSSVIHKPIPSPRPISALIIPPSSSGQKVSNQKQVYQPFRPPPSPLPSKFRNLDTSSKLDVLTNRLGLWFEYAPLITSFIREGFTHSTLEEITGISGVEQNRIVVAAQVRDSLVQSEIDAETLSFFDRGGAELLYEIRILSAAQRATAADFLVGNNFDAKQAETLARAMKDFPMRLGDRGWAAFNANSPGDCLAFSYFRLAQEYGAAGLEELRRQSLQKGLEFVVSEAAKLLLEAELEGKAEVKEAIVDEVVTVPLVRMQLGELAESTVVVVLPVSKAEATQVEAAPWNCEGTGNFGIVEAEKEWRRWVVLPGWQPIAALERGGVAVTFKDGSTLPWRESQKNKSEPILVVTDRQRKEVAVDDGFYLVAGGGGGNGSVMEEGLRVVGGSKLKEKGVTESLGMVVLIVRPPREENDELSDEDWE; encoded by the coding sequence ATGCTTTCTCTAACTCTAAATACTACTCCCAAACCGCCGTCTCTCTCCACCGCCTTCCTCCCTTCCTTCCACGCGCCACCCAGCTCCTCCGTCATCCACAAGCCCATTCCCTCGCCAAGGCCCATCTCCGCCCTCATCATCCCACCTTCCTCCTCCGGCCAAAAAGTGTCCAACCAAAAGCAGGTCTACCAGCCTTTCAGGCCGCCTCCTTCTCCGTTGCCGTCAAAGTTCCGGAATCTAGACACAAGTTCCAAGCTCGACGTTCTTACCAATCGGCTTGGCTTGTGGTTCGAATATGCTCCTCTTATTACGTCCTTCATCCGGGAGGGATTCACGCATTCCACGCTCGAGGAAATCACGGGAATCTCCGGCGTGGAGCAGAACCGCATCGTGGTGGCTGCGCAGGTGCGGGACTCTCTTGTGCAATCCGAGATTGATGCGGAGACGCTCTCCTTTTTCGACAGGGGCGGTGCGGAGCTGCTCTACGAGATTCGGATCCTCAGCGCCGCCCAGCGGGCGACGGCGGCGGATTTCCTGGTGGGGAACAATTTCGACGCCAAGCAAGCGGAGACTTTGGCTAGGGCAATGAAGGATTTCCCAATGAGGCTCGGGGACCGCGGCTGGGCGGCATTTAATGCGAATTCTCCCGGGGATTGCCTGGCGTTCAGTTACTTCAGGCTGGCGCAGGAGTATGGAGCAGCTGGCTTGGAGGAGCTGCGGCGGCAGTCTCTGCAGAAGGGGCTGGAGTTCGTCGTGTCCGAGGCGGCCAAGCTTTTACTGGAAGCGGAGTTGGAAGGGAAGGCAGAGGTGAAAGAAGCCATTGTGGACGAGGTCGTAACCGTGCCATTGGTGAGAATGCAACTGGGGGAGCTGGCAGAGTCGACTGTCGTGGTGGTCTTGCCGGTTAGCAAGGCGGAAGCCACCCAGGTGGAGGCTGCACCGTGGAACTGCGAAGGCACAGGCAACTTCGGCATAGTGGAGGCAGAGAAGGAGTGGCGACGGTGGGTGGTTTTACCCGGATGGCAACCCATAGCTGCACTAGAGAGAGGCGGAGTTGCAGTGACATTCAAGGATGGGAGCACTTTGCCCTGGAGGGAGAGCCAGAAGAACAAGTCAGAACCCATTCTGGTAGTGACTGATAGGCAGAGGAAAGAGGTGGCCGTGGACGACGGCTTCTACTTGGTGGCCGGAGGTGGCGGTGGAAATGGAAGTGTGATGGAGGAGGGGCTAAGGGTGGTGGGAGGatcaaaattgaaagaaaaggGGGTTACAGAGAGTTTGGGAATGGTGGTTTTGATTGTTAGGCCACCTAGAGAAGAGAATGATGAATTGAGTGATGAAGACTGGGAATAA
- the LOC115998365 gene encoding uncharacterized protein LOC115998365 encodes MAASGSSVSLKLLIDKKTQKVIFAEAEKPFVDFLFHLMSLPLGTVIKLVSQKGAMVGSLGNLYSSIKNISQTYLQPNLNRDVLLNPKIATPSFNVPLLLAAGGGASQAKKFYVCTGSNGYACGRRSISEDPKAICPNCRSYISSEASYVAPVKADCSSRDNESGGGFVKGVVTYMVTDDLKVMTQSTISTITIMNDFNIKDFGSVEEKDVRVGVDEGLKLLKAALHTDSVLTAVFLGE; translated from the exons ATGGCGGCATCGGGCTCAAGCGTGAGTTTGAAGCTCCTCATAGACAAGAAGACACAAAAAGTAATTTTCGCCGAAGCCGAGAAGCCCTTCGTGGATTTCTTGTTCCACCTCATGTCTTTGCCTCTCGGGACCGTTATCAAACTCGTGAGCCAGAAGGGTGCCATGGTCGGCTCCCTCGGAAATCTGTACAGCAGCATAAAAAACATCAGCCAAACATACCTCCAACCCAACTTAAACAGAGACGTCCTTTTGAACCCAAAAATTGCGACTCCCTCTTTCAACGTGCCACTTCTCTTGGCCGCCGGTGGCGGCGCTTCCCAGGCCAAGAAGTTCTACGTTTGTACTGGCTCCAACGGGTATGCTTGCGGCCGCCGGTCCATCTCCGAGGACCCGAAAGCGATTTGTCCGAATTGCAGGTCCTACATTAGTAGCGAGGCGTCTTATGTTGCTCCGGTGAAGGCGGATTGTAGTAGCAGGGATAATGAAAGTGGTGGGGGGTTTGTGAAGGGTGTTGTGACGTACATGGTGACGGATGACTTGAAGGTGATGACGCAATCCACCATTTCTACCATTACCATTATGAATGATTTCAATATTAAGGACTTTGGATCCGTTGAGGAGAAGGATGTTCGTGTGGGTGTTGATGAG GGATTGAAGTTGTTGAAAGCTGCTTTGCATACTGACTCCGTTCTCACAGCCGTATTCCTTGGGGAATAG